A single region of the Salvia miltiorrhiza cultivar Shanhuang (shh) chromosome 8, IMPLAD_Smil_shh, whole genome shotgun sequence genome encodes:
- the LOC130997534 gene encoding plant cysteine oxidase 2-like — protein MPEIGFSFRIDQMTVEAAGFVRRSDEASHHVDKVIKKRRGRKRLRIQLRRPSNAGTLQHLFHCCQTLFKGPGTVPCASDVQNLCRILDGMKPEDVGLSKDLHFFKPKSEIDGAPRVTSATIYKCDKFELCIFFLPETAVIPLHNHPEMTVFNKLLLGTMHIKAYDWVDPLTSDCSLSNSKHVDGSSVRLAKLKANRRFTAPCDTSVLYPTSGGNIHEFTAITPCAFLDVIGPPYSKDDGRDCTFYQEVHALPDTEEFRKLKEDGYEWLRETEIPKESEMDGIEYMGPQINKPSST, from the exons ATGCCGGAAATAGGATTCAGTTTCAGGATTGATCAAATGACAGTTGAAGCGGCGGGTTTTGTGAGAAGATCGGATGAAGCTTCGCACCATGTTGATAAGGTGATAAAGAAGAGGAGAGGTCGGAAGAGGCTCAGGATTCAATTGAGGCGCCCCTCGAATGCTGGGACTCTGCAGCACCTCTTTCACTGTTGCCAAACACTTTTCAAGGGCCCCGGCACTGTTCCTTGTGCTTCTGATGTGCAAAATTTGTGTCGTATTCTCG ATGGTATGAAACCCGAAGATGTAGGACTTAGCAAGGATCTACACTTCTTTAAACCAAAGAGCGAGATCGACGGGGCTCCGCGAGTAACCTCAGCAACCATCTACAAATGTGACAAATTTGAG TTGTGCATATTCTTCCTCCCTGAAACTGCAGTCATACCTCTTCACAATCACCCTGAAATGACTGTTTTCAACAAGCTGCTCTTGGGGACAATGCACATTAAAGCGTATGATTGGGTTGATCCCCTCACTTCTGATTGCTCATTATCAAATTCTAAAC atGTGGATGGAAGTTCTGTGCGATTAGCGAAGCTAAAAGCCAACAGAAGGTTCACAGCCCCATGCGACACTTCTGTATTATATCCAACTTCAGGAGGAAATATCCATGAATTTACTGCAATAACACCATGTGCCTTTCTTGATGTAATCGGACCTCCATATTCTAAAGATGACGGTCGTGATTGTACATTTTACCAAGAAGTTCATGCTTTACCGG ACACTGAAGAATTTAGGAAGCTTAAAGAAGATGGGTATGAGTGGCTAAGGGAAACTGAAATCCCTAAGGAGTCGGAGATGGATGGAATCGAGTATATGGGTCCACAGATTAACAAGCCTTCTTCTACCTAA
- the LOC130998296 gene encoding uncharacterized protein LOC130998296 — MINTAYNLKFFITPSHIFLKLYEHNDGEEDKYFFFVQRESRCATALLPARDSWALAACIVGGNSRSYPSGLCSTCRFRGFPLLSLWVLEKIEESKQSEKGDTTAAAATVVNEREYRSRDGGDDIIIMGAGVASPSLTLSESPDCVNEIDAQRVFGYALFKD; from the exons atgatt aaCACTGCGTACAACCTCAAATTTTTTATAACCCCGTCTCATATATTTCTAAAACTTTACGAACATAATGATGGAGAAGAAGACAAATACTTTTTCTTCGTCCAGAGAGAGAGCCGCTGCGCCACCGCATTGCTGCCGGCGAGAGACAGTTGGGCTCTAGCTGCCTGCATTGTCGGAGGAAATAGTCGATCTTACCCTTCCGGGCTGTGTTCTACTTGCCGTTTCAGGGGTTTTCCTCTTTTGTCGCTATGGGTTCTTGAAAAGATTGAGGAGAGTAAGCAGTCGGAGAAGGGAGataccaccgccgccgccgccaccgtcGTCAACGAGAGGGAATACAGATCGAGGGACGGCGGCGATGACATCATCATTATGGGTGCTGGAGTGGCGTCGCCCTCGCTTACACTCTCGGAAAG TCCAGATTGTGTGAATGAAATCGACGCTCAGAGGGTATTCGGGTATGCTCTGTTCAAGGATTAA